A section of the Oncorhynchus nerka isolate Pitt River linkage group LG3, Oner_Uvic_2.0, whole genome shotgun sequence genome encodes:
- the LOC115115202 gene encoding uncharacterized protein LOC115115202 isoform X1, whose amino-acid sequence MQHLLYQPLLLNGNKYLQQKWDKASYEMHLRKVKSAKPTIDTTAPKTYGHLDLKMKKQKFQEQSMSKIQRENNMLLEKISHIMSTTGRIDNRNDYENKSASLTTALRTGMRTGSRQSSSWRALHDIHEELVTKRDKARPVMKSSNTETEEKDSLHAEQSSHSSITHNGKRGV is encoded by the exons ATGCAACACCTGTTGTACCAGCCACTGCTTCTCAATGGAAACAAATACCTGCAGCAGAAGTGGGACAAGGCCTCCTATGAAATGCATCTGAGAAAG GTCAAATCAGCGAAACCCACCATCGACACAACTGCACCTAAAACCTATGGTCACCTTGACCTCAAAATGAAGAAACAAAAG TTTCAGGAGCAAAGCATGTCCAAAATTCAGAGGGAAAACAATATGCTGCTTGAGAAAATATCTCACATCATGAGTACTACTGGTCGCATCGACAACAGGAACGACTATGAAAACAAAAG TGCCAGCCTCACTACAGCATTAAGGACTGGCATGAGGACTGGCTCAAGACAATCAAGCTCATGGAGAGCATTGCACGATATCCACGAAGAGTTAGTGACTAAAAG GGACAAGGCCAGGCCAGTAATGAAGAGCAGCAACACTGAGACTGAAGAAAAGGACAGTCTTCATGCGGAACAGAGCTCACACAGCAGCATCACTCACAATGGCAAAAGGGGAGTGTGA
- the LOC115115202 gene encoding uncharacterized protein CFAP97D2-like isoform X3 has product MQHLLYQPLLLNGNKYLQQKWDKASYEMHLRKVKSAKPTIDTTAPKTYGHLDLKMKKQKFQEQSMSKIQRENNMLLEKISHIMSTTGRIDNRNDYENKSLCREMQQQELLRITKDNQLILLRLTQCQPHYSIKDWHEDWLKTIKLMESIARYPRRVSD; this is encoded by the exons ATGCAACACCTGTTGTACCAGCCACTGCTTCTCAATGGAAACAAATACCTGCAGCAGAAGTGGGACAAGGCCTCCTATGAAATGCATCTGAGAAAG GTCAAATCAGCGAAACCCACCATCGACACAACTGCACCTAAAACCTATGGTCACCTTGACCTCAAAATGAAGAAACAAAAG TTTCAGGAGCAAAGCATGTCCAAAATTCAGAGGGAAAACAATATGCTGCTTGAGAAAATATCTCACATCATGAGTACTACTGGTCGCATCGACAACAGGAACGACTATGAAAACAAAAG TCTCTGCAGAGAGATGCAACAGCAAGAGTTGCTCCGTATCACCAAAGATAACCAGTTGATCCTTCTTCGTCTGACCCAGTGCCAGCCTCACTACAGCATTAAGGACTGGCATGAGGACTGGCTCAAGACAATCAAGCTCATGGAGAGCATTGCACGATATCCACGAAGAGTTAGTGACTAA
- the LOC115115202 gene encoding uncharacterized protein LOC115115202 isoform X2, with protein sequence MQHLLYQPLLLNGNKYLQQKWDKASYEMHLRKVKSAKPTIDTTAPKTYGHLDLKMKKQKEQSMSKIQRENNMLLEKISHIMSTTGRIDNRNDYENKSASLTTALRTGMRTGSRQSSSWRALHDIHEELVTKRDKARPVMKSSNTETEEKDSLHAEQSSHSSITHNGKRGV encoded by the exons ATGCAACACCTGTTGTACCAGCCACTGCTTCTCAATGGAAACAAATACCTGCAGCAGAAGTGGGACAAGGCCTCCTATGAAATGCATCTGAGAAAG GTCAAATCAGCGAAACCCACCATCGACACAACTGCACCTAAAACCTATGGTCACCTTGACCTCAAAATGAAGAAACAAAAG GAGCAAAGCATGTCCAAAATTCAGAGGGAAAACAATATGCTGCTTGAGAAAATATCTCACATCATGAGTACTACTGGTCGCATCGACAACAGGAACGACTATGAAAACAAAAG TGCCAGCCTCACTACAGCATTAAGGACTGGCATGAGGACTGGCTCAAGACAATCAAGCTCATGGAGAGCATTGCACGATATCCACGAAGAGTTAGTGACTAAAAG GGACAAGGCCAGGCCAGTAATGAAGAGCAGCAACACTGAGACTGAAGAAAAGGACAGTCTTCATGCGGAACAGAGCTCACACAGCAGCATCACTCACAATGGCAAAAGGGGAGTGTGA